ATCGCACGCGCGACCGCCTCGGTGCCCTTCGCGAAGGCGTCGAACTCGAACACGCCGACCGGGCCGTTCCAGACGATCGTGCCGGCCTGCATCAGCCGCTCGCCGAGAATGGCCGCGGTCTTCGGCCCGATGTCGAGGATCAGGTCGTCGTCGGCCACGTCGGTCGCGGCCTTGACGCTCGCCTCGGCCTGCGCCGAGAACTCCTTCGCGCACACGACGTCGACCGGGACCGGCACCTGGGCGCCGCGCGCGGCCATCAGGTCGATGATCGCCTTCGCCTCGCCGGCCAGCTCGCGCTCGGCCAGCGACTTGCCGATCGGAAGGCCCGCGGCCAGCATGAAGGTGTTGGCGATGCCGCCGCCCACGATCAGCTGGTCGACCTTGTCGGCCAGCGACTTCAGGATCGTGAGCTTGGTCGACACCTTGGACCCCGCCACGATCGCCGCCAGCGGCCGCTTCGGCTCGTGCAGCGCCCGGCCGAGCGCGTCGAGCTCGGCGGCCAGCAAGGGGCCGGCGCAGGCGATCGGCGCGAACCTCGCGATGCCGTGGGTCGTGGCCTCGGCGCGATGCGCGGTGCCGAAGGCGTCGTTCACGTAGACGTCGCACAGCGCGGCCATCTTGCGCGCGAGCGCCTCGTCGTTCTTCTTCTCGCCCTTGTTGACGCGGCAGTTCTCGAGCAGCACGACCTCGCCCGGCGAAAGCGGGAAGCCGCCGCCGACCCAGTCGCGCACCAGCCTCACCTGCCGGCCCAGCAACTCGCCGAGCCGGGCCGCGACCGGTGCGAGCGAATCCTCGGGCCTGAGCTCGCCCTCGGTGGGACGGCCCAGGTGCGAGGTGACCATGACCGCCGCCCCGGCGTCGAGGCAGTGGCGGATCGCCGGCACCGAAGCGCGGATCCGGGTGTCGTCGGTGATCGCGCCCGCGTCGTCCTGGGGGACGTTCAGGTCGGCGCGGATGAAGACCCGCTTGCCCTTCAGGTCCTGGTCTTCGAGTCGCTTGAATCGCATCGCATCTCTCACAGTTCGTGCAGGCGCTGCTCGAGCTCGAGCCGCTCGCCCTCGTCGATCAGCGCGAGCGGATTGCAGCCGTCGCGGCCCAGCCATTCGACGAATCCGGCCTCGCGTCCGTCGGCGAGCCGCATCCGCGCGACGTGGTCGAGGCTGGCGCTGTCCACGAAGAAGACGATCTCCGCGTCGCCGGCCAGCACCAGCCACTCGCCGACCGCGACGGTCACGAACGGCCGGCCGCCGGCAGCCAACCGCAGGGGCCTGGCCCCCTCGACCAGCTCGCGCAGGACGGCGGCCGCCTGGGCCGCCGGCAGATGGGCCGCGGGAGCGGCCCCGGCGCCCGTGCTCACTTCGCGTTGACCAGCGCCACCGTCGTGTCGAGCATCCGGTTCGAGAAGCCCCACTCGTTGTCGTACCAGCTGCTGACCTTCACGAGGCGGCCCGACACCTTGGTGAGCGTGGCGTCGTAGGTGCTCGACGCGGGGTTGTGGTTGTAGTCCACCGACACCAGCGGCGCGTCGCTGTAGGCCAGCACGCCCTTCATCGGACCTTCGGCGGCCTCCTTGAGGATGGTGTTGATCTCCTCGACCGTGGTGTCGCGGGCGGCCACGAAGGACAGGTCGACGATCGACACGTTGATCGTCGGCACGCGCATCGCGTAGCCGTCGAGCTTGCCGTTGAGCTCGGGCAGCACCAGGCCGACCGCGGCGGCCGCGCCGGTCTTGGTCGGGATCATCGACATCGTGGCCGAGCGCGCGCGGCGCAGGTCCTCGTGGTAGACGTCGGTGAGGACCTGGTCGTTCGTGTAGGCGTGGATCGTGGTCATCAGGCCGTTCAGCACGCCGATGCGGTCGTGCAGCGGCTTGACCAGCGGCGCCAGGCAGTTGGTCGTGCAGGACGCGTTGGAGATCACCGTGTCCGAGGCCTTCAGCACGCCGTGGTTCACGCCGTAGACGATGGTCGCGTCGACGTCCTTGCCGCCGGGCGCCGAGATGATCACCTTCTTCGCGCCGCCCTTCAGGTGCGCCGACGCCTTCTCCTTGCTGGTGAAGAAGCCGGTGCACTCGAGCACCACGTCGACGCCCAGTTCGCCCCAGGGCAGGTCGGCCGGGTTGCGGTTCGACAGCACGCGGATCCGGTCGCCGTTGACGACGATCGAGTCGCCGTCGACCGAGACGGTGCCGGGGAAGCGGCCGTGCGCGGTGTCGTACTGGGTCAGGTGGGCGTTGATCTTCGCGTCGCCCAGGTCGTTGATCGCGACGATCTCGATCGGGTGCTTCTTTCCGCCTTCGTAGTGGGCGCGCAGGATGTTCCGGCCGATGCGGCCGTAGCCGTTGATCGCAACACGAATGGTCATGGCAGTCTTCCTAGGGTATTGAACGAACTTGTGTCGGCGGCCGGGCCTTCAGCGCCGGTCTGCCGAGCGCCGGCGCAGCACCTCGCGGACGGTGTCGGCGACGTTCTCGGGCGTGAAGCCGAAGTGCTTGTACAGCAGGCCGGCCGGGGCCGACTCGCCGAAGGCGTCGAGGCCGACGACCGCGTCGCAGCGGTACTTCCACCAGAAGTCGCTGACGCCGGCCTCGACCGCCACGCGCGGCAGCCCTTCCGGCAGCACCACGCTCTTCCAGGCCGCCTCCTGCCTGTCGAAGACCGTGGTGGACGGCATCGACACGATGCGCACCGCGATGCCGTCGGCGGCCAGCAGATCGCGGGCCGCGAGCGCCAGCCCGACCTCGGATCCGGTGGCGATGATCACCGCCGCAGCCTCCTCCGCGTCGCGCAGCACGTAGCCGCCGCGGTGGATCGCATCGACCTGCCGCTCGGAGCGGGTGACGAAGGGAACGGCCTGCCGCGAAAACAGCAGCGAGGTCGGACCGTGGCTGCGCGAGATCGCCTCGGCCCAGGCCACGATGCTCTCGACCGGATCGCAGGGGCGCCAGACGTCCATGTTCGGGATCAGGCGCAGCGACGACGCATGCTCGACCGGCTGATGGGTCGGGCCGTCCTCGCCGAGCCCGATCGAATCGTGCGTGTACACGAACACCACGCGCTGCTTCATCAGCGCGGCCATCCGCAGCGCGTTGCGCGCGTAGTCGGAGAAGGTGAGGAAGGTCCCGCCGTACGGGATGAAGCCGCCGTGCAGCGCCATGCCGTTCAGGATGCCGCTCATGCCGAACTCGCGGACCCCGAAGTTGATGTGCCGGCCGGCGTCGAAGGACTCGTCCGCGCGCAGCGCGCCGGCGCCCTTGAAGTCGGTGAGGTTGCTGCCGGTCAGGTCGGCCGAACCGCCGACCAGCTCGGGCATGGCCGGCCCGAAGTGGTTCAGCGCGTTCTGCGAGGCCTTGCGGGTGGCGATCGCCTCGCCCCTGGCGAGCGCCTCGTCCAGTGCCGCCTCGAGCGCGTCGTCGAAGCTGGCCGGAAGGTCGCCGCGCATGCGGCGCTCGAACTCGGCAGCCTCGGCCGGGTGCCGGGCCGCGTAGGCCTCGAACAGCTTGCGCCAGTCTTCCTCGCGCGCGGCCCCGGCCTCGCGGGCGTCCCAGGCCCTGTAAATGTCCGCCGGCACTTCGAACGGCGCGTACGGCCAGCCGATCGCCTCGCGGGTCGCGGCGATCTCGTCCTTGCCGAGCGGCTCGCCGTGCGCCTTCGCGGTGTCCACCCGGTTCGGCGAGCCCATGCCGATGTGAGTGCGGCACTGGATCAGCGTGGGCGCGAACACGCCGTCGCGGCCCCTGGCGCCCCACTCGCGGGCCATCGCGATCGCGGCGTCGAGCGCCTCGACGTCATGGCCGTCGACGTCGGGGATCACGTGCCAGCCGTAGGCCTGGAAGCGGCGCACCGTGTCGTCGGAGAACCAGTGGCGCACCTGGCCGTCGATCGAGATGCCGTTGTCGTCGTACAGCACGACCAGCTTCGAGAGCTTCCAGGTGCCGGCAAGCGAGCAGACCTCGTGCGAGATGCCTTCCATCAGGCAGCCGTCGCCGGCGAACACCCAGGTGAAGTGGTCCACGACCGGGAAACCGTCGCGGTTGAAACGGGCCGCGAGGATCTTCTCCGACAGCGCCATGCCCACGGCGTTGGACAGGCCCTGGCCCAGCGGCCCGGTGGTGGTCTCGACGCCGGGCGTGGCGCCGACCTCGGGATGGCCCGGCGTCTTCGAGTGCAGCTGGCGGAAGTTGCGCAGTTCGTCGATCGGCAGCGCGTAGCCGGTCAGGTGCAGCAGCGAATACAGCAGCATCGAGCCGTGGCCGTTCGACAGCACGAAACGGTCGCGGTCGGCCCAGCCCGGGTTGGCCGGATTGTGCTTCAGGTGGCGCGCCCACAGCGCGACGGCGATCTCCGCCATGCCCATCGGCATGCCCGGATGGCCGGAGTTCGCCTGCTGGACCGCGTCCATCGACAGCGCCCGGATCGCGTTGGCCATCGCCGTCGAGGGAACCCCTTGCGGAGGCTTGCGGTTGGACTGGTCTGCGCGTTCGGAGTTCGCCATGCCTCGTTCCTCGATCGGGAGACGGATTCGCGCTCGCCGAGGCCGGCAGGGCGCGCGAATTAAACCCGCGATTCTACCAAACGGGTGCAGGGCCGGCCTTCGTGACCGCGAATGCATTTGTTATAATTCAAGGTTTTTTGGGGCCCGAAAAGCTCAGAGCCTTCCGGGGGCCCACCACCTTTCCATTGGTCCGGCATATCGCCATGGCAGCGGCGAGCGGGCTAGGAAACCAGGACGGGGTTGGTCGAAAAATGCAGGGACTGCATCTGACCGCCGATCTGTACGGATGCCAGTGCGAGGCGTCCCTGCTGGTCGACGCGGAAAAGCTGGCCGGGCTGTGCCGGCAATCGGTCGAGAACGCGGGCCTCACGCTCGTCGACGAAAAATACTTCACCTTTCCCGAGTGGCAGGGCCAACCCGGCGGCGTCACCGGCGCCGCGCTGCTCGCCGAGTCGCACCTCGCCCTGCACACCTGGCCGGAGCGCGGGGGCGTCACGCTCGACGTCTACGTCTGCAACTTCTCGACCGACAATTCGCACAAGGCCGAGCGGCTGCTCGACGACCTGATCGTCGCGTTCGCGCCGCGCCAGCAGGGCACGAACCGCATCCTGCGCGGCTCGCGCGACCCCGAGACCCGCTCCGACGAGCTGCTGCTCGAGTGGCTCAACGAGGACTCCGCCTACGGCTTCCGCGCGACGCGCAGGCTGGAAACGATCAAGACGCAGTACCAGCTGCTCGAGGTCTTCGACACGCCGCAGTGGGGCAAGCTGTTCCGCCTCGACGGCTGCTACATGACCTCCGAGCGCGACGAGTTCTACTACCACGAGCCGATCGTCCACGCGGCCGCGATCGCGCATCCGGCGCCGCGCTCGGCGCTGGTGATCGGCGGCGGCGACGGCGGCTCCAGCGAAGAGCTTCTCAAGCACCCGACGATGCAGCGGGTCGTGATGGCCGAGCTCGATCCGGAGGTGGTGCGGGTCGCGCGCGAGCACCTGCAGGGCGTTCACGGCGGCGTCTTCGACGACCCGCGCCTGACGGTGGAGATAGGCGACGGCTGGAAGTACGTCGAGAGGCTGGCCGGCCAGCCCGACGGCGAGCGCTTCGACCTGATCGTGCTCGACCTGACCGACCCGGACACGCCTGCCCACCAGCTCTACACGCCCGAGTTCTTCCGGCTGGCAAAGAAGGCGCTCGCCCCCGGCGGCGCGCTCAGCCTGCACATCGGCTCGCCGGTCTACTCGCCCGGGCGCGTCCGCGAGCTGGTCTCGCACCTGTCCGGCGTGTTCGCCAACGTGCGGCCCTTCGGCCTGTACGTGCCGCTCTACGGCGCCTACTGGGGGATGGCCTGCGCCTCCGACGCGCTCGATCCGCTGGCGATCGACCCTGACGCGGTCGAGGCGCGGCTCGCCGAGCGCGGGGTGTCCGAGCTGCAGTACTACAACGGCGACGTCCACCGCGCGCTGTTCGCGCTGCCCAACTTCTTCCGCAAGCTGGTCCGCTGAGGCCGCGGGGCCGGCGCGCCAACAGCGGTCCGCTCGACAAGCGCATGCCCAGGGTGCTGTTCGACGCCGAGCGCTCGCCGGGGGCGGCGCCCGGCAGCCGCGTCGAGCTCGACGAGCGTCGCTCGCATCACCTGGTGCGCGTGCTCAGGCTGCGCGCCGGCGAGGTCGTCGAGGCCTACGACGGGCTCGGCAACCGCTTCCGGGCGGAGATCGCCGTCGCCGACCCGAAGCACAGCGTGCTGCTGCTCGGCGAGCGGGTCTCGCGCGACGACGAGAGCCCGCTCGCGATCACGCTGGCCCAGTGCCTGTCCACTGCCGAGCGCATGGACTGGACGATCGAGAAGGCGGTCGAGCTGGGCGTGCGCGCGATCGTCCCGCTCGACTCGGAGCGCTCGCAGGTCAGGCTGGATGCCGCGCGCGCCGCGCGCAAGCACGAGCACTGGCAGCGCATCGTCGAATCGGCCTGCACCCAGTCCGGCCGCGCGTGGCTGCCGGCCCTCGGCCCTCTGCGCCCACTGCGCGAGTTCGTCTCGTTGCCCTCGCCGGCCCGGCGCCTGGTGCTCGCGCCCGGCGCGCCGATCCGCCTGTCCGCGGCCGGGGTGCGACCCGGCGCCGAACTGATCCTGCTCGCCGGGCCCGAGTCCGGCTTCGGCGAAGCCGAACTCTCCGGCGCGATCAGCGCGGGCTTCGAGCCGGTCTGCCTCGGGCCGAGGATCCTTCGCACCGAGACCGCCGGGCTGGCCGCGATCGCGGCGCTGCAGGCGCTGGCCGGCGATTTCTAGGACCCGGGCTTGTCCACCGAGTAGAAGACCCTGAACGCGGTGTCCCGGTCGTAGAAGAAGTCCGCGGCGTCCCGGAACACGTCGAGCAGTGCGTCGCGCTGCTCGCGGCTGAACTGCGCGGTGTCCGGCAGGTTCTCGAGGATCACCAGGAAGCCCGGCTGGTCGGCGCCGTCTAGCGGCTTCAGGTCGGTGATGCAGTCGTAGAGCGCGTCGAGGTTCCTGCCGAAGTAATCGGGCAGCAGGAAGGCGCCGGCGATCGCCTCCATCACCTCGTCGCGGTCGCGGGCGCGCGCCAGGTCGACCGCCAGCAGCCGCTGGTCCGCCCGCTCGGCCGCGCGCTTCAGCGAGTCTCCGTCGTAGGCGCCAAGGGGCAGCACGGCATGAGGGGGGATGTTGCTGAGCGCACCCATCTTCTCACTCCCTTATCCGCCTGAAGCTGCGGTAGTGGTCGTCGGTGTACCAGAAGTCGGCGGGCGGGTCGCCGCCGACGACGATCCGCCGCGCGCCGCGGTTCTTCGCGCCCGGCGTGGGCACCGTGTACTCCCGGTAGTGCCCCCTGGGCCTGGCGGGCAGGAGCCCTTCGCGATTGAAGAAGGTGGTCCCGTCCTTCGAGTAGGGAAACGGGCCGCCCTTGCGGATCAGCGAGTAGGTCGCCCGCGCCTCGGGCGGCAGGGCCGACAGCGAGACCTCGTCGCCGCCGCCGCTGCGCGCGCAGGATGCCCCCGACGCGAACAGGACGAGCAGGCAGGCGAGTGTCAGCAGGCGGCGCAGAATCATTGGCGCATGGTAAACGGCTTCCCTGCCTCAGGGAACGACCTTCGCCAGGCCGCCGGGGAAAGGTCCTGCCGTTCAGGCTCGCGCGGTCATCTCGCCTGCAGCGATCGCGCCGATCGCGCGCTCGACCGAGGTCTGCGCGTCGGCCAGACGGGCGCGGCCGGTCTCGAACCAGCGCGCGAGTTCGGCGCGCTCGATCGGGCGGGCCACTTCGGGGAAACGGGTCAGGATGAACAGCCTGCGGGTGGGGCTGACCCAGGAAACCCTGAGCAGCCGGCGACTGCCGTCGGACTCGAGCAGCTCGAGCGAGTCGCCTCGCCGAAGGTCGCCGAGCCAGCGAGCGACCGCGGGCGTGACCGGATCCTGCGGCGACGCCGTCCTGGGGGACGCCGCCGGTCGCGACCGCCCCGCGGAAGCGGCGGCGCGCCGCGACGATCCGTGGCCAGGCTCGGACTTGGCGCGCTGGATCACCTCGGTGTGCCGGCCCAGCAGTTCGTTGAAGAATCGCTCCTTCTCGGCATTGTCGACGGCCGCGCGGTTCAGGCCGCTCTTGACCTGGCCGATCAGCTTGGGCAGCAGGCTGGCCAGCTTCGGGATTTCCTCGGATGCCTTCGGCGCGACGCTCCATACGAGGCCCTCGACGCAGGCCAGCGCATCGTTCCACGCAAGATCGCCATCCTCGACGCGGGCGGTGGCCAGTACCTTGGGCCACCACCGCTCGAGGAACTCGACCAGGAAGACCGGCGTGTCGTCGGCGAGCCTTGCCGAGATCTCGGCCCTCGCGCTTTCCTGGCTCACCGCGATCGCCTCGAGGCGCTCGGCCTGCCTGGCGAGCGCGGAATCGCGCTCCGCGCGCCGCTGCCCTTCGATCGAAAGCAGCAGCTCGAGCCGCATCGCGGCGTCCTCGAAGACCGACAGCTCGCTCTCGAAGCTCGCGATGAGCCAGTCGACGATCTCGGCCACGCCGGCGACCAGAGCCGAGTCGGGCCCGACGTCGGCGTCGGGATCGCTGGCCGCGCGGCAGACGTCGTCGAGCAGCCGCCGCATCGGATGCCGCCGGGTCGCGAAGAAACTGCGGTCGATCAGCGCGGCCTTGACCGCGACCACCTGCAGGCGCAGCAGTTGCTGCTTGACCGCGTCCGGCAGCCGCCGGTCCGCGTAGATGTGGTCGAAGACCAGCGAGACGATCTCGACGGTGAGCTGGTCGAGCGACGAGCCCTTCGAGCGACTCTGCTCGAGCAACTCGGAGACCAGCTTCGGACCGCCGGCGCCACCGCCGCCGGCGCCCGACTGGATCCTGTTCAGCGACTGCAGCAGCTCGGGTTCGACCGCCGGAGGCTCGTTGCCGGCGGCGAAGATCGCCGGGTCGGCGAGCAGCCGGGCGGCCGCCTGCCGGGCGGGCGACGAACCCTCGGCCAGCCGCGCCATCAGCGCGGCGAAGGGATCGGCTGGCAGCGGGTCCGCTCCGAGGTCCGGGCCCGCGCTCGCGCCCAGGCCGGGCACCGCGGCGGCCACCGCGCCGGCATCGAAGCCCTGCAACGCCGCGTCCAGCGGCTCCGGCCTCGCGTGGGCGCCCGGCGACGAGGCGGAGGTGACCAGGCGAGGACGGATTCGCGGCAGGACGTGGTTGCTGCGCAGACGCTCGTTGAGCGTGGCGTAGAGGTCGCCGAGATTGGAGGAAACATGCGGCTCGAGCGCGTCGAGGAGGGCGTCGCGCACCCCCGCGTCGGCGTCGAGCTGGGCCAGCGTCCGGCGCAGTGCCTCGAAGACGGCCTCGGGCGCGGCGGGATGCCGGGCCTCCTCGAACCAGTCGCCGGCGGCCAGCACCCCCAGCCGCGCCCTCACGCCGAGAACCTCGTCGGGGTCGAGCTTGCTGCGCGCGCGCTGGACGATCCGATCGATCGCGATCTTCTCCTCGATCACGCTGTCGTCGACCAGCGCCAGACCGGTCGGGCTCGAGGCAGCGGCCTCGCCCTGGCCGTGCACCCGGCTCACGAAGATGTCGGCGAAGAGCTCCCGGAAACTGCGCTCGATGTCCTCGTGATGGCGTCGCACCAGCGTGACCGCGTCGAGCAGGGCCTGCTGCGTCTCGCGGTCGCGGTTCCTCAGGGCCAGCGAGGTGAGTTCGTCGCCGACCCGCTTCAGGGCATCGGAGATCGCGGTCGACAGCCGCGTCACGACCAGGCCCTGGCAGTCCTGCAGGAGCTCGGAACGCCGCGCCGGCTCGATGGGAGCGTCGTGCTGCTCGTCAGTGTCGCGCGCGGTTTCGACAGGGGCCACGGACATCGCCTGGTTCGGTTCGGGAAGTTTCGCCTGCACCGAAGCCTAGGGAGCGCCGTGCAAGGGGTCAATCGGCCTCCTGACGAGCGGGCCCCGCGCGGTGCCCGCCGCCGACGAACGGCGGGCGCCCCCCGGGATCAGGCCTCGCCGATCGATTCCACCACCGTCCAGGCGGTCATGTTGACGATCCTGCGCACCGTCGCCGACGCGGTGAGGATGTGGACCGGCCGCGCCGCGCCGAGCAGCACCGGACCGATCGCCACGTTGTTGCCGGCCGCCGTCTTCAGCAGGTTGTAGGCGATGTTCGCCGCGTCGATGCCGGGCAGGACCAGCAGGTTCGCCTCCCCGGTCAGCGCGGAGCGCGGCATGATTCGCCGGCGCAGGTCGGCGTCGAGCGCGGCGTCGCCGTGCATCTCGCCGTCGATCTCGAGCCCCGGCGCGCGCTCGCGGATCAGCGCCAGCGCCTCGCGCATCTTGGACGCGCTCGGCTGGTTCGAGGTGCCGAAGTTGGAGTGCGACAGCAGCGCGACCTTCGGCCGTATGCCGAAGCGGCGCAGCTCCTCTGCGGCCATCAGCGTGATCTCGGCGAGCTGCTCGGCGTCGGGGTCTGCGTTGACGTGGGTGTCGACCAGCGTGACCTGCCTGTTCGGCAGCATCAGCGTGTTCATCGCCGCGTACACGGTGCTGCCCGGACGGCGCCCGATCACCTGGTCGACGTAGTGCAGGTGCAGCGAATAATGGCCGAAGGTCCCGCAGATCATGCCGTCGGCCTCGCCCATGTGGATCATCATCGCGCCGATCAGCGTGAGCCTGCGCCGCATCTCGATCTGCGCGTACTCCTCGGTGACGCCCTTGCGCTCGGTCAGGCGGTGGTACTCGCGCCAGTAGGTGCCGTAGCGTTCGTCCCACTCCGGATTGACGATCTCGAAGTCGACGCCGGGCCTGATCCGAAGGCCGAAGCGCTCGAGCCTGCGCTCGATGACCGCCGGCCGCCCGACGAGCACCGGTCGCGCCAGCTTCTCGTCGACCACGACCTGCACCGCGCGAAGCACGCGCTCGTCCTCGCCCTCCGCGTAGACGATCCGCTTGTCGGGCGCGCGTCGCGCCGTCGCGAAGATCGGCTTCATGAAGGTGCCCGAGTGGTAGACGAACTGCTCGAGCTGGGATCGGTAGGCGTCGAAGTCGGCGATCGGCCGGGTGGCCACGCCGCAGTCCATCGCCGCCTTCGCGACCGCCGGCGCGATCTTCGCGATCAGCCGCGGATCGAAGGGCTTGGGAATCAGGTACTCGGGGCCGAAGCTCGCGCCGATCGCGCCGTAGGCCGCCGTGACGATCTCGCTCGACTCCGCGCGCGCCAGTTCTGCCAGCGCGTGCACCGCCGCGACCTCCATCTCGCGGGTGATCGTGCTCGCGCCGACGTCGAGCGCGCCGCGGAAGATGAACGGGAAGCACAGGACGTTGTTGACCTGGTTCGCATAGTCGGTGCGGCCGGTCGCGATGATCGCGTCGTCGCGCACCTTCCTGACCTCGTCGGGCATGATCTCCGGCGTGGGATTGGCCAGCGCGAAGACCAGCGGCCGTTCGGCCATGCGCGCGACCATGTCGGGCTTCAGCACCCCGCCGGCCGACAGGCCGAGAAAGACGTCCGCGCCGTCGATGATCTCGCCCAGCGTGCGCAGTTCGGTGCGCTGGGCGAAGCGCGCCTTGTCCGGATCCATCAGCTCGGTGCGCCCCTCGTGGACCACGCCGGCGATGTCCGCCACCCAGATGTTCTCGCGCGGCAGGCCGAGGTCGACCAGCAGCTCCAGGCAGGCGAGCGCCGCGGCGCCGGCGCCGCTGCAGACCAGCTTGACCTGGTCGATCGGCTTGCCGACGACCTGAAGGCCGTTGGTCAGCGCGGCGCCGACCACGATCGCAGTGCCGTGCTGGTCGTCGTGGAAGACCGGGATCTTCATCCGCTCGCGCAGCTTGCGCTCGACGACGAAGCAGTCCGGCGCCTTGATGTCCTCGAGGTTGATCGCGCCGAAGGTCGGCTCGAGCGCCGCGATCACGTCGACCAGCTTCTCGGGATCGGTCTCGGCGATCTCGATGTCGAACACGTCGATGCCGGCGAACTTCTTGAACAGCACCGCCTTGCCTTCCATGACCGGCTTCGACGCGAGCGGGCCGATGTTGCCGAGGCCCAGCACCGCGGTGCCGTTGCTGACCACCGCGACCAGGTTGCCGCGCGCCGTGTAGCGGTAGGCGTTGGCCGGATCGGCGACGATCTCCTCGCAGGCCGCGGCCACGCCCGGCGAGTAGGCGAGCGCCAGGTCGCGCTGGTTGACCAGCTGCTTGGTCGCGGTGACCGACAGTTTGCCGGGACGGCCCTGCTCGTGGTACTCGAGCGCCGCCTTGCGAAGGTTCGGGTCCATGGATGATCGCTTTCGATGACTGCGTTGTGCGGGAATGGGCGAGACTCTACGGCCCCGTGCCGGTGCAAGGATACTCGCGCGCCGGCCTCACAGCCTGAGCCACCCCGCGCGCACCGCGTGATGCGCGCAGATGCCGAAGAGGACCGCCGCGCCGGCGTGCCACACGGCAAAACCGGCGGTGGCCAGCACGACGAAACGGTCGGACTTCTCGGCTTCCGGGTCCCGGCTGCCCAGCGCCAGCTCGACGCCGGCC
This genomic window from Zeimonas sediminis contains:
- a CDS encoding phosphoglycerate kinase, with translation MRFKRLEDQDLKGKRVFIRADLNVPQDDAGAITDDTRIRASVPAIRHCLDAGAAVMVTSHLGRPTEGELRPEDSLAPVAARLGELLGRQVRLVRDWVGGGFPLSPGEVVLLENCRVNKGEKKNDEALARKMAALCDVYVNDAFGTAHRAEATTHGIARFAPIACAGPLLAAELDALGRALHEPKRPLAAIVAGSKVSTKLTILKSLADKVDQLIVGGGIANTFMLAAGLPIGKSLAERELAGEAKAIIDLMAARGAQVPVPVDVVCAKEFSAQAEASVKAATDVADDDLILDIGPKTAAILGERLMQAGTIVWNGPVGVFEFDAFAKGTEAVARAIADSPAFSIAGGGDTLAAIAKFGIADRVGYISTGGGAFLEFLEGRELPAVAALAERA
- a CDS encoding DUF7693 family protein, which gives rise to MSTGAGAAPAAHLPAAQAAAVLRELVEGARPLRLAAGGRPFVTVAVGEWLVLAGDAEIVFFVDSASLDHVARMRLADGREAGFVEWLGRDGCNPLALIDEGERLELEQRLHEL
- the gap gene encoding type I glyceraldehyde-3-phosphate dehydrogenase — protein: MTIRVAINGYGRIGRNILRAHYEGGKKHPIEIVAINDLGDAKINAHLTQYDTAHGRFPGTVSVDGDSIVVNGDRIRVLSNRNPADLPWGELGVDVVLECTGFFTSKEKASAHLKGGAKKVIISAPGGKDVDATIVYGVNHGVLKASDTVISNASCTTNCLAPLVKPLHDRIGVLNGLMTTIHAYTNDQVLTDVYHEDLRRARSATMSMIPTKTGAAAAVGLVLPELNGKLDGYAMRVPTINVSIVDLSFVAARDTTVEEINTILKEAAEGPMKGVLAYSDAPLVSVDYNHNPASSTYDATLTKVSGRLVKVSSWYDNEWGFSNRMLDTTVALVNAK
- the tkt gene encoding transketolase, which translates into the protein MANSERADQSNRKPPQGVPSTAMANAIRALSMDAVQQANSGHPGMPMGMAEIAVALWARHLKHNPANPGWADRDRFVLSNGHGSMLLYSLLHLTGYALPIDELRNFRQLHSKTPGHPEVGATPGVETTTGPLGQGLSNAVGMALSEKILAARFNRDGFPVVDHFTWVFAGDGCLMEGISHEVCSLAGTWKLSKLVVLYDDNGISIDGQVRHWFSDDTVRRFQAYGWHVIPDVDGHDVEALDAAIAMAREWGARGRDGVFAPTLIQCRTHIGMGSPNRVDTAKAHGEPLGKDEIAATREAIGWPYAPFEVPADIYRAWDAREAGAAREEDWRKLFEAYAARHPAEAAEFERRMRGDLPASFDDALEAALDEALARGEAIATRKASQNALNHFGPAMPELVGGSADLTGSNLTDFKGAGALRADESFDAGRHINFGVREFGMSGILNGMALHGGFIPYGGTFLTFSDYARNALRMAALMKQRVVFVYTHDSIGLGEDGPTHQPVEHASSLRLIPNMDVWRPCDPVESIVAWAEAISRSHGPTSLLFSRQAVPFVTRSERQVDAIHRGGYVLRDAEEAAAVIIATGSEVGLALAARDLLAADGIAVRIVSMPSTTVFDRQEAAWKSVVLPEGLPRVAVEAGVSDFWWKYRCDAVVGLDAFGESAPAGLLYKHFGFTPENVADTVREVLRRRSADRR
- the speE gene encoding polyamine aminopropyltransferase, encoding MQGLHLTADLYGCQCEASLLVDAEKLAGLCRQSVENAGLTLVDEKYFTFPEWQGQPGGVTGAALLAESHLALHTWPERGGVTLDVYVCNFSTDNSHKAERLLDDLIVAFAPRQQGTNRILRGSRDPETRSDELLLEWLNEDSAYGFRATRRLETIKTQYQLLEVFDTPQWGKLFRLDGCYMTSERDEFYYHEPIVHAAAIAHPAPRSALVIGGGDGGSSEELLKHPTMQRVVMAELDPEVVRVAREHLQGVHGGVFDDPRLTVEIGDGWKYVERLAGQPDGERFDLIVLDLTDPDTPAHQLYTPEFFRLAKKALAPGGALSLHIGSPVYSPGRVRELVSHLSGVFANVRPFGLYVPLYGAYWGMACASDALDPLAIDPDAVEARLAERGVSELQYYNGDVHRALFALPNFFRKLVR
- a CDS encoding 16S rRNA (uracil(1498)-N(3))-methyltransferase, yielding MPRVLFDAERSPGAAPGSRVELDERRSHHLVRVLRLRAGEVVEAYDGLGNRFRAEIAVADPKHSVLLLGERVSRDDESPLAITLAQCLSTAERMDWTIEKAVELGVRAIVPLDSERSQVRLDAARAARKHEHWQRIVESACTQSGRAWLPALGPLRPLREFVSLPSPARRLVLAPGAPIRLSAAGVRPGAELILLAGPESGFGEAELSGAISAGFEPVCLGPRILRTETAGLAAIAALQALAGDF
- a CDS encoding barstar family protein; this encodes MGALSNIPPHAVLPLGAYDGDSLKRAAERADQRLLAVDLARARDRDEVMEAIAGAFLLPDYFGRNLDALYDCITDLKPLDGADQPGFLVILENLPDTAQFSREQRDALLDVFRDAADFFYDRDTAFRVFYSVDKPGS
- a CDS encoding ribonuclease domain-containing protein — encoded protein: MILRRLLTLACLLVLFASGASCARSGGGDEVSLSALPPEARATYSLIRKGGPFPYSKDGTTFFNREGLLPARPRGHYREYTVPTPGAKNRGARRIVVGGDPPADFWYTDDHYRSFRRIRE